Genomic DNA from Deltaproteobacteria bacterium GWA2_45_12:
TACGAAATAGAAACACTTTGGAGTTTTTAGGGATTTGGGAACAAATCAACAACCCTCATTTTAATTGGGACGAATTTGCACGTATCAAGGAACAGTCTGGCCTTAACGGATTTAAGATCAGTGTCAAAGAGTGGGTGGACAAAACGAAAGCAAAAGGTCTTACGGCCGAAGCTGGACGTTATGGAGGCACGTATGCCCATCGGGATATCGCTTTTGAATTTGGTACGTGGATCAGTCCTGCCTTCAAGCTCTATCTCATCAAGGAATACCAACGCCTCAAAGAAATCGAAAACAATCAGTACCATCTTGAGTGGAACGTTAAGCGCATTGTCAGCAAGGCCAATTATCATATCCAAACCGATGCTGTAAAAAATCACATCATTCCCATCTCAAAAAAA
This window encodes:
- a CDS encoding DNA-binding protein, whose protein sequence is MFLKRKRKLSIQGQSVSVQNVEGQDYLSLTDMIRSKDGDFFVKDWLRNRNTLEFLGIWEQINNPHFNWDEFARIKEQSGLNGFKISVKEWVDKTKAKGLTAEAGRYGGTYAHRDIAFEFGTWISPAFKLYLIKEYQRLKEIENNQYHLEWNVKRIVSKANYHIQTDAVKNHIIPISKKWKKDYEYAEEADLLNVAVFGCTAKEWRGANWTAPRQLESWRQKLRWGLQSLVFVFQ